TGGCTCGCCGCCCATCGCGGACGAGTGGAGCGTCGAAGCGCGCGGGGGAGGCATCTGCGTCGTCCGCGTGATGCATAGCCTCGTCGCCAGCACGGACGACTGGGACAAACAACTGGAAGGCACCGAATCCGGCTGGCCTGGCTTCTTCCGCATCCTGCGGATCTATCTCACGCACTTCCGCGGCCAACGCTCCGCGATGATGCAGTGGATGGCCCCCGCCGCGGGAACCGAAGCGGAGGCCTGGGAAACGCTGACCGCGGCATTGGGGCTGAAAGGCGTGAGCGCCGGGCAGCGTTGGACCGCCCCGGCGGGCGTCCCGGCGCTCAGCGGCGTGGTGGAGCACGTCAGCCAGAAACCGTGCAACGCCCTGCTGCGGCTCGACAAGCCGGGGCCGGGCGTCGCCGCCCTTGGCGCCGTCAACTTCGGCGGCGCGATGGTCACGCTAAGCTTCTACCTCTATGGCGATCAGGCGGCCGGGACCGTCGCCCGCGAGACACCGCTCTGGCAAGCGTGGATTCAAGAACGTTTCCCGAGCAAGAGTGAATGATCGCGTGGTCATGGGAGTGCACTCCCAACGTTGCGCTCGCTGTCTGGTCCCCTCCCCTGTACTCGGGGAGGGTCGGGGTGAGTGCATGATCTCTGTGACGAACTCCGGTTGCGGTGCCAAGTGGACATCACCGTCGGCGCCACCAGGGCGTAGACGAATGTCGAAAGCCCGGGCCCATATAGACATATAGATAAGATACACAACCGTCAAAGCCTGAACGTAGATTAAGTCCAATGCTAAGTAGAAAAGTACGCACGGGAGGAGTTCTTCCAGCGGGCTTAGGAACACCCATCTGCCCGCGGACAAGCTAAAGGCAAACCACTGGCCTGCATCTTTTGAGATAGCCGCTTGGTAAATGAAAACCAAGTAGAGACACATTCTCAGTCAACTTCGTGTGGCTGGGGAGAGACGGCTTTCCAGCTTGGTTTCCGCAATACGACTTCCGACCCAACCTATTCGGTATGTAACGCCGTCACCGGGTTCAGTCGCGTGGCGCGGTGCGCAGGAAGAGATCCGGCCGCAAGCGACACGATCACGATCGTCAGTGCTGCGGCGACCAGGATGAGGGGATTGGTGGCCTTGATGCCGAACAAGAGCGACTGGATCAGACGGCCGGCGAAAAAGGTCACCCCAAGTCCAATCGCCAGACCGACCAGCGTCAGGTAAATTTGCTCGCGCAGAATCAGCCAGGCGATGGTCTGTCGCTGCGCCCCGAGAGCGACACGGACGCCGATTTCCCGCGTGCGTCGTGTCACCACGTAGGCCATAACTCCGTACAATCCCACCGACATCAGCAGCGCAGCCAGCAGGCCGAAGCACAAGGAGATGAAGGCCAACATGCGGTCTGCGAACAGGATCTGGCTGATCGCTTCCGCCAGCGGTCTAACGTCATAGATAGGCAAATTCGCATCCAGAGACGTGATCGAGCGCCGCAACTCCGGAGCGAGCGCTTCCGGGTTGTGAGCCGCGCGAACATAGAACGTGGATTGAAAGAGGGTTGGATCCTCCCGATAGGGGAAGTAAGCGAGGGGCATCATTTCGCCGCGCACTTCCGCGTGCTGGCTGTTCCTGACCACTCCCACGATCTCGATATTGCCCGGCATCCCCATAATGCTGAG
This is a stretch of genomic DNA from Terriglobia bacterium. It encodes these proteins:
- a CDS encoding SRPBCC domain-containing protein — translated: MSVKKEASGRRSVQVEVEVPGTPEEVWQAIATGPGISSWFVPAEFEERDGKPVAVKLNFGPGMESRSPVTVWDPPRMFAAEADGWAPGSPPIADEWSVEARGGGICVVRVMHSLVASTDDWDKQLEGTESGWPGFFRILRIYLTHFRGQRSAMMQWMAPAAGTEAEAWETLTAALGLKGVSAGQRWTAPAGVPALSGVVEHVSQKPCNALLRLDKPGPGVAALGAVNFGGAMVTLSFYLYGDQAAGTVARETPLWQAWIQERFPSKSE